The Cyanobacterium aponinum PCC 10605 genome has a window encoding:
- a CDS encoding UvrD-helicase domain-containing protein produces MKWSNYQQKIFESIAPSHNMLIEAVAGSGKTTTIIEIVKLLKKKGLVSRNNGNGLVCAFNKHIEVTLSQKIKGTKFVSKTLNAIGHGILVRHSYPRQIKINTNKYYSICEQVIDYFSPSYLFELKLKGLVNAEYKGKKNGVIGFERLKARRKSDYPYVFDEFNDFVQVVNTCRKEYSKHFLSIEDLQNLMAEYPLEISDYLKKKELHQTIAVEAINKALEYGINSYLNESTIDFSDQLWLPLTMGLFPITKYDWIIVDESQDLNLNQARLIKVLGKSSSTYIFVGDSKQSIYLFNGAKPDCMSLIKKYFNCNKYPLSLCYRCPPNHLKLAKEYNPQIEAFKQEDGLIKQLTITEVRDLVKGCYQTGTEILLISRLNYIFFDVLCQCAFGDKIKVSLLGKDLAGELVKLARQILPSRFTDFSKINQILNGYVEYYSEQMDSSKADYCKCLMSTWRYIEPSTINDLENVLNSVIISEGVIKFGSIHRAKGTESDHVVILGDNLLPYIPTNRELTSKETQQEENLTYVAFTRSKKNLYLVPYTNGNDEHREVELNLNDDNIFGADINYGF; encoded by the coding sequence ATGAAATGGAGTAATTATCAACAAAAAATATTTGAGTCGATCGCCCCGAGTCATAATATGCTGATTGAAGCAGTAGCAGGTAGTGGTAAAACTACTACGATTATAGAAATTGTTAAACTCTTGAAAAAAAAAGGATTAGTGTCTCGAAATAATGGCAATGGATTAGTCTGTGCTTTTAATAAACACATCGAAGTAACACTATCCCAGAAAATAAAAGGAACTAAATTTGTCTCTAAAACCCTAAATGCGATCGGACACGGTATTTTAGTGCGACATAGTTACCCTCGACAAATCAAAATAAATACCAATAAATATTATTCAATATGTGAACAAGTAATCGATTATTTTTCTCCTTCTTATTTATTCGAATTAAAGTTGAAAGGGTTAGTAAATGCAGAATATAAAGGAAAAAAGAACGGGGTAATTGGTTTTGAGAGATTAAAAGCTCGAAGAAAGTCTGATTATCCTTATGTTTTCGATGAATTTAATGATTTTGTCCAAGTAGTCAATACCTGTCGTAAAGAATATTCAAAACATTTCTTGTCCATCGAGGACTTACAGAATCTGATGGCGGAATATCCTCTTGAAATATCAGATTATCTCAAAAAGAAAGAATTACATCAAACCATCGCCGTTGAAGCTATCAATAAAGCTCTTGAGTACGGCATCAATAGTTACCTCAATGAAAGTACGATCGACTTTAGCGACCAACTGTGGCTACCTCTAACAATGGGATTATTCCCCATTACTAAATATGATTGGATTATTGTTGATGAATCTCAAGATTTAAACTTAAATCAGGCAAGACTAATTAAAGTATTGGGAAAATCAAGCAGTACCTATATCTTTGTCGGAGACTCAAAACAAAGTATTTATTTGTTTAACGGTGCAAAACCAGATTGTATGAGTTTAATTAAAAAGTATTTTAATTGTAATAAATATCCTTTATCTTTATGTTATCGATGTCCGCCTAATCATCTGAAATTAGCCAAAGAATATAATCCCCAGATAGAAGCCTTTAAACAAGAAGATGGACTAATTAAACAGTTAACCATTACAGAAGTTCGAGATTTAGTCAAAGGTTGTTATCAGACAGGAACAGAAATCTTATTAATTTCTCGACTCAATTATATTTTCTTTGATGTACTTTGTCAGTGTGCTTTTGGGGATAAAATTAAGGTTTCTTTGTTGGGTAAAGATTTGGCTGGAGAATTAGTGAAACTAGCTCGTCAAATATTACCTAGTCGTTTTACAGATTTTAGTAAAATTAATCAAATTCTCAATGGTTATGTTGAATATTATTCAGAACAGATGGATAGTAGCAAAGCCGATTATTGCAAATGTTTAATGTCCACTTGGCGTTATATTGAACCATCTACTATCAATGATTTAGAGAATGTATTAAACTCGGTTATTATTTCAGAGGGAGTAATCAAATTCGGTAGTATTCATCGGGCAAAAGGAACAGAATCTGATCATGTAGTCATCTTAGGTGATAATCTTTTACCTTATATTCCGACTAACCGAGAATTAACTTCTAAAGAAACCCAACAGGAAGAGAATCTTACCTATGTTGCTTTTACTAGGAGTAAAAAAAATCTTTATCTTGTACCTTACACGAATGGCAATGATGAACATCGTGAAGTTGAGTTAAATCTCAATGATGATAATATTTTCGGTGCTGATATTAATTATGGATTTTAA
- a CDS encoding ParA family protein, with protein sequence MKTNVIALFNQAGGVGKSTLTMNLGYALAKKKKKVLLLDLDPQASLTTFMGIEPHELDITVYDALVETFHLNIKNKIHGLDLAPTNINLSLAEMELVSALNREQRLKQVLFPILPNYDFILIDCPPSLGILSILALTAATHLLVPIETEFKSYFGTGLLLDTVARIRRHVNPDLDFAGFVPMKFDKRRSQHLRTYEQMKEELTKLGTVFTPIPDSTVFPDSTEERLPLALYKPKHPAVKVFNDIAKHLLQLNK encoded by the coding sequence ATGAAAACTAATGTAATTGCTTTATTTAATCAAGCGGGGGGGGTAGGCAAATCTACTCTTACCATGAATTTGGGTTATGCCCTTGCCAAGAAAAAAAAGAAGGTTTTACTATTGGATTTAGATCCTCAAGCCTCTCTTACTACTTTTATGGGTATTGAACCCCATGAGTTAGATATTACTGTTTATGATGCTCTAGTCGAAACGTTTCACCTAAACATTAAAAATAAGATACATGGTTTGGATTTAGCTCCAACAAACATTAATCTTAGTTTAGCGGAAATGGAATTAGTATCAGCTTTAAATCGAGAGCAACGTTTAAAACAAGTTCTTTTCCCTATATTGCCTAATTACGATTTTATTCTGATTGATTGCCCTCCTAGTTTGGGTATTTTATCGATTTTAGCTTTAACGGCGGCGACTCATTTATTAGTTCCGATTGAAACTGAATTTAAAAGTTATTTTGGTACTGGGTTATTATTGGATACGGTAGCTCGTATTCGTCGTCATGTTAATCCTGATTTAGATTTTGCTGGTTTTGTACCGATGAAATTTGATAAAAGACGTTCTCAACATCTTCGGACTTATGAGCAAATGAAAGAAGAATTGACTAAATTAGGTACTGTATTTACACCTATTCCTGACTCCACTGTTTTTCCAGATAGCACTGAGGAAAGATTACCTTTAGCTTTATATAAACCCAAACATCCAGCAGTGAAAGTTTTTAATGATATTGCTAAACATTTACTACAACTGAATAAATGA
- a CDS encoding ParB/RepB/Spo0J family partition protein, which produces MASKKTPLKTSLNNRIDALFGGDNQDLQSSQRPKTMAIDVLILPEYQPRQYFDSESISQLAESIKVHGILEPLLVRPAGEGKYEVVAGGRRYRAVQLLSLTEVPVIILNLTDDEALEIAILENLQRENLNPIEETEAILKLLSGKLNQDVQEVISLLYRLRNEGKEEFKRNVSPNSEIVETVFQTVGITAKSFVETRLPLLKLPSDILSVLRQGKIAYTKAIALSKIKDEQQREKLLKDAIELNLSVRQIKARIKELNKRETKDTPSIKIDITVKQMKKKKLWETEPKKWEKVEKLLEKINLLLED; this is translated from the coding sequence ATGGCTAGTAAGAAAACACCGTTAAAAACCAGTTTAAATAATCGTATCGATGCTTTATTTGGGGGGGATAATCAAGATTTACAATCTTCTCAAAGACCTAAGACTATGGCAATTGATGTATTAATATTACCCGAATATCAACCCCGGCAATATTTTGATTCGGAAAGTATCTCTCAATTAGCAGAAAGTATCAAAGTTCATGGTATCTTAGAACCTTTATTAGTGCGTCCCGCTGGCGAAGGTAAATATGAAGTGGTGGCAGGAGGAAGACGTTATCGAGCAGTTCAACTTTTATCTTTAACGGAAGTACCTGTAATTATTCTTAATTTGACTGATGATGAAGCCCTAGAAATCGCCATTTTAGAGAATTTACAACGAGAAAATCTTAATCCCATTGAAGAAACAGAAGCTATTTTAAAGTTACTTTCAGGAAAATTAAATCAAGATGTGCAAGAAGTAATCTCTTTGCTTTATCGTTTAAGAAATGAAGGGAAGGAAGAATTTAAGCGAAACGTTTCACCTAACTCAGAAATAGTGGAGACGGTCTTTCAAACGGTAGGAATTACGGCTAAGTCTTTTGTGGAAACGAGATTACCTTTACTGAAATTACCATCAGATATTTTATCGGTTCTCAGACAAGGGAAAATAGCTTATACAAAAGCGATCGCACTTAGTAAAATAAAAGATGAACAACAACGGGAAAAGTTATTGAAAGATGCAATCGAGCTTAATTTATCGGTCAGACAGATAAAGGCAAGGATAAAAGAATTAAATAAAAGAGAAACAAAAGATACCCCTTCGATAAAAATAGATATAACGGTAAAACAGATGAAGAAAAAGAAATTATGGGAAACAGAACCGAAGAAGTGGGAGAAGGTAGAGAAACTATTGGAAAAGATTAATTTATTGTTAGAAGATTAA